In the Vibrio gigantis genome, one interval contains:
- a CDS encoding MipA/OmpV family protein, with protein MKLKYLPTFTSSGVALLGSAFLSTSVWAAEEQEWGIAAMFRTASIPYDTSGGDQSVSSFVPMLFFKNDYVFIDGTEMGAYLYQTDDEKWSFNAISRMRFIDIPASEQNAIEGDTADFGAQLTYQLDEQWAVETEFMSDSEYNFHGNLRAKAKYETGDWEFSPSATLRYKSADFNSEYYSASDETIGAGVDLNVGVEARYHVISNLYLLGSTSVTRLDDNAYDSSIVEDRYQGELYLGFGFFNDKEKAPKPKLSNAPYLRVAHGWATPSNIGDIMKFNSEKDEYNNQLTSFFYGHPLTDEIFGFPLDIYLTPGIAHHWSSDVQSSSTEYIIAIKAYYTFDWPTQWRVGVAEGMSYIDSITYIEGSEMERKGYTASHLLNYLDFSFDVNVGDLIGKSDLNNLWFGYSLHHRSAIFENASQFGRIKGGSNYNTVYFQYEF; from the coding sequence ATGAAGCTCAAATATTTACCGACTTTCACTTCTTCAGGAGTGGCTTTACTAGGTAGCGCTTTCCTAAGTACTAGTGTCTGGGCCGCTGAAGAGCAAGAGTGGGGCATCGCTGCAATGTTCCGTACTGCGAGCATCCCTTATGACACGTCTGGTGGTGACCAATCGGTTAGCTCATTCGTACCGATGCTGTTTTTCAAGAACGACTATGTATTCATTGATGGTACCGAAATGGGGGCATACCTCTATCAAACCGACGATGAAAAGTGGTCCTTCAACGCTATTTCTCGTATGCGCTTTATTGATATTCCCGCTTCTGAACAGAACGCAATTGAAGGCGATACCGCCGATTTTGGTGCTCAGTTAACGTATCAACTGGACGAACAATGGGCCGTCGAAACAGAGTTCATGAGCGACAGTGAGTACAACTTCCACGGCAACTTACGTGCGAAAGCTAAGTATGAAACCGGTGATTGGGAGTTTTCCCCAAGTGCGACACTGCGTTACAAAAGTGCGGACTTCAACAGTGAGTACTATTCAGCATCCGATGAAACCATTGGTGCCGGTGTTGATCTGAATGTGGGTGTAGAAGCGCGTTACCATGTGATTTCAAATTTATACTTATTGGGTTCAACCAGTGTGACTCGATTAGATGATAACGCTTACGATTCATCGATTGTTGAAGACCGTTATCAAGGCGAGCTATACCTTGGCTTTGGCTTCTTTAACGATAAAGAGAAAGCGCCGAAACCTAAGTTGAGCAATGCGCCATACTTACGTGTTGCACATGGTTGGGCGACGCCATCCAATATTGGCGACATCATGAAGTTCAACTCAGAGAAAGACGAATACAACAACCAGTTGACCTCTTTCTTCTATGGACACCCGTTAACCGATGAGATTTTTGGCTTCCCATTGGATATCTATTTGACTCCAGGTATCGCGCATCATTGGAGTTCAGACGTTCAATCAAGCAGCACCGAATACATTATCGCAATCAAAGCGTACTACACCTTTGATTGGCCAACCCAGTGGCGTGTTGGTGTGGCAGAAGGTATGTCTTATATCGATTCGATTACGTATATCGAAGGCTCTGAGATGGAGCGTAAAGGTTACACAGCAAGCCACCTGTTGAACTATTTAGACTTCTCATTCGATGTGAACGTGGGTGATTTGATTGGTAAGAGTGACCTGAACAATTTATGGTTCGGTTATTCATTGCACCACCGTTCTGCGATCTTCGAAAATGCGTCCCAGTTTGGACGAATCAAAGGCGGCAGTAACTACAACACGGTTTACTTCCAGTATGAGTTCTAA
- a CDS encoding metallophosphoesterase family protein, with protein sequence MKPSTTSSLPLLLAGPILRKTTATEVVLWLATSSPLTGRAELYIREKDLSEAGLTHETEHANVKLGQPFYTSSLEEHDSIQVGTHAWVTLIRLQGEFPTNTPLEYDIHTESGSLVTLAPHLVYNGKSRVEFKISTSADYILHGSCRNPHHPSKDSLVAADNKVADQAVEERPDMLMMSGDQIYADHVAGPTLDAIQQVIQLLGLVGESLPTDSQIKQINSSDALYSSEYHLYQRHQYLPHHSTSESMLDKFFPNRRVPIFSSTDCENHLVTLSEFIAMYFLVWSPTLWQCVNRERLVENNFTQGGRQLTPTEQQQWRDESVIINDFIAGLPQVQRLFAHIPTYMIFDDHDVTDDWNLTVGWEYAVDQNQFATQVIGNGLAAYWMCQGWGNKPESFNEAFIKQAKQLFVDQPCVAKQTHNVKQTHNVEQTNNLTQTNSETGDVATTHSISQIEPDKHQAFIEMLSRFEEWHYTIDTSPKVIVLDTRTRRWRSESRMNKPSGLMDWEALIEFQHQLLHQEKVVIVSAAPMFGVKFIETLQKMATTIGKPLVIDAENWMAHPGSANTLISIFTHTKTPTNFVVLSGDVHYSFAYDIKLRYRRNSPNIYQITCSGIKNQFPAPLLKFCDVWDRLLYSPRSVLNYFTKRKRLRIEKRSPDNQTFYRLSNRSAIGELRLDAKGKPQSITTLSGDGKITRFPEPD encoded by the coding sequence TTGAAACCCTCTACGACATCATCTCTTCCCCTGTTACTCGCCGGACCCATTTTAAGAAAAACCACCGCTACAGAAGTGGTACTTTGGTTAGCCACCAGTTCACCTCTCACAGGCAGAGCTGAACTGTATATCCGTGAAAAAGATCTTAGCGAAGCTGGTCTAACTCACGAGACTGAGCATGCGAACGTAAAACTAGGTCAACCGTTTTATACCTCATCGCTTGAAGAGCATGATTCGATTCAAGTCGGTACACATGCGTGGGTGACGCTGATACGCTTGCAAGGCGAGTTTCCAACCAATACGCCACTTGAATATGATATTCACACAGAGTCAGGCTCGCTGGTGACACTGGCTCCTCATCTTGTTTACAACGGTAAATCTCGTGTTGAATTTAAGATTTCGACATCGGCTGACTACATTCTGCATGGCTCTTGCCGTAACCCCCATCATCCAAGTAAAGACAGCCTAGTCGCGGCAGATAACAAGGTTGCTGATCAAGCTGTCGAAGAAAGACCCGACATGCTGATGATGAGCGGCGATCAAATCTACGCTGACCATGTAGCAGGCCCAACGCTTGATGCTATTCAGCAAGTGATTCAACTGCTTGGTCTTGTTGGTGAGAGCCTACCGACAGATTCACAAATTAAGCAAATCAACAGCAGTGACGCTCTGTATAGCAGTGAGTATCACTTATATCAGCGTCATCAATACTTACCACACCACTCGACTTCAGAATCGATGCTCGATAAGTTCTTTCCGAATCGCAGAGTACCGATTTTTAGCTCTACCGATTGTGAAAACCACTTAGTCACACTGTCTGAATTCATTGCGATGTATTTTCTAGTTTGGTCTCCGACACTGTGGCAATGCGTAAATCGAGAGCGTTTGGTTGAGAACAACTTCACTCAAGGTGGACGCCAATTAACACCGACGGAACAGCAACAGTGGCGCGATGAAAGTGTCATCATCAATGATTTCATTGCTGGTCTACCGCAAGTTCAGCGCCTGTTTGCTCACATTCCAACGTACATGATCTTCGATGATCATGATGTCACTGATGACTGGAACCTTACAGTGGGCTGGGAATACGCTGTCGACCAAAACCAGTTCGCCACTCAAGTTATTGGTAATGGCCTTGCCGCCTACTGGATGTGCCAAGGCTGGGGTAACAAACCGGAAAGCTTTAACGAAGCGTTCATCAAGCAAGCAAAACAGCTTTTTGTCGATCAACCGTGCGTTGCTAAACAAACCCATAATGTTAAACAAACGCATAATGTTGAACAAACGAACAATCTTACACAAACAAACAGTGAAACTGGTGATGTCGCGACTACTCACTCTATTAGCCAAATAGAGCCAGACAAGCATCAAGCCTTCATTGAGATGCTGAGCCGCTTTGAAGAGTGGCATTACACGATAGATACTTCACCCAAGGTCATTGTGTTGGATACTCGAACCCGTCGTTGGCGTTCAGAGTCTCGCATGAATAAACCTTCAGGTTTAATGGACTGGGAAGCCCTGATAGAGTTTCAACATCAATTGCTGCACCAAGAGAAAGTAGTGATTGTTTCTGCTGCACCTATGTTTGGTGTGAAGTTTATTGAAACGCTGCAAAAGATGGCAACGACAATAGGTAAGCCATTGGTGATTGATGCTGAAAACTGGATGGCACACCCAGGCAGTGCCAATACGCTTATTAGTATCTTTACCCATACCAAAACACCAACCAACTTCGTGGTACTTTCTGGTGATGTTCACTATTCGTTTGCTTACGATATAAAGCTTAGATATCGCCGAAACAGTCCGAATATCTACCAGATTACCTGTAGTGGTATTAAAAATCAGTTCCCTGCACCGCTGCTTAAGTTCTGCGATGTGTGGGACCGGCTGCTGTATAGCCCACGCTCGGTTCTTAACTATTTCACAAAGCGAAAACGCCTAAGAATAGAAAAACGCAGCCCCGACAATCAAACCTTTTATCGCCTTTCAAACCGCAGTGCGATTGGTGAATTGAGGCTAGACGCCAAAGGGAAACCGCAATCGATCACGACACTCAGTGGCGACGGTAAAATTACCCGTTTCCCTGAACCAGATTGA
- a CDS encoding outer membrane beta-barrel protein, which produces MKKTLLALALLGASSTAMADSWLYGGVMGGQNSLGNEEETAMGIHVGTGILPLIGIEAGYWDLGSFDSVKYGNRDLTNLDASTAYLAIKPSIDFGPLHVYAKAGIHSYDLKADGFKQSSEDVMYGVGAEYFIFGPLSVGASYQNFKMKDDDSGVFTLNATIHLL; this is translated from the coding sequence ATGAAAAAAACGTTATTGGCACTAGCACTGCTAGGTGCATCTTCAACAGCAATGGCTGATTCTTGGTTGTACGGCGGCGTAATGGGTGGTCAAAATTCATTAGGTAATGAAGAAGAAACGGCGATGGGTATCCACGTGGGTACAGGCATCCTGCCACTAATCGGTATTGAAGCGGGTTACTGGGATCTAGGTTCTTTCGACAGCGTTAAGTACGGCAACCGTGACCTTACAAACCTAGATGCAAGCACTGCTTACCTAGCGATCAAACCAAGCATCGATTTCGGTCCTCTTCACGTTTACGCGAAGGCTGGTATTCACTCTTACGATCTTAAAGCTGATGGCTTCAAGCAATCAAGTGAAGATGTAATGTACGGTGTAGGCGCAGAATACTTCATCTTTGGTCCACTATCTGTAGGCGCTAGCTACCAAAACTTTAAAATGAAAGATGACGACTCAGGCGTATTCACGCTAAACGCAACTATCCACCTACTGTAA
- the hrpA gene encoding ATP-dependent RNA helicase HrpA, with translation MTSSPEKADNKNAAQPSSQENQAKSHKPASNRTAKQSKAKSADHSVTANTKTSQNSPASLRKALNECMMRDRFRLSKRIAGASKIKNEQSKHAVFDEIALDIAKSMMTATQRAAQKPTIEYPEILPVSQKRDDIAKAIAENQVVIVAGETGSGKTTQLPKICSELGRGRFGLIGHTQPRRLAARSVANRIAEEMETQLGEFVGYKVRFNDQISDNTQIKLMTDGILLAEIQHDRFLSQYDTIIIDEAHERSLNIDFIMGYLKELLPKRPDLKVIITSATIDPERFSKHFNNAPIIEVSGRTYPVDTRYRPLGGDESDSDRDQIEGIFEAVDELCDEGLGDILIFMNGEREIRDTADALSKRNLRDTEIVPLYARLSAGEQNRIFQSHTGRRIVLATNVAETSLTVPGIKYVIDPGTARISRYSYRTKVQRLPIEPVSQASANQRKGRCGRVAEGICIRLYSEEDFESRPEFTDPEILRTNLASVILQMTALGLGDIQAFPFVEAPDKRNIQDGVRLLEELGAIATVEPSANKNKNHGDDKKKLTAIGRKLAKLPIDPRLARMVIEAPSNRCLHEVMVIASALSIQDPRERPSDKQQSSDDKHKRFFDKESDFITFVNLWDYIKQQQKSLSSNQFRKQCKQDYLNYLRIREWQDVYFQIHQAMRELDTKLNTEPGSYDGIHMSLLSGLLSHIGMKDQEKNEYQGARNARFHIFPASGLFKKQPKWIMSAELVETSKLWGRVIAKIQPEWIEPLAKHLIKRSYSEPHWSKKQAAVMAHEKVMLYGIPIVPKRLVNYGAIDATVSRELFVRSALVEGEWETKHTFFKQNRKLLQEVEELEHKSRRRDILIDDDELFDFYDQRVGEEAVSGRHFDTWWKKTSQKTPELLNFEKSMLFRGDASHVTDLDYPNFWHQNGIKLKLSYQFEPGDDNDGVTVHIPLPILNQIDQNGFDWQIPGLRQELVISLIKSLPKTLRRNFVPAPNYADAFLARVTPLEAPLLDSLEKELRRMTGVEVVRDDWKLDQIPEHLKVTFRAVDHRKRKLKEQKDLHELKESLKDKVQETLSKVADDDIEQQNLHTWSFGELPKVYQQKRGGYDVKAFPALVDTKDSVEIKLFETEQEQISAMKSGQRRLILLNVPSPIKYLHSNLPNKSKLGLYFNPYGQVLDLIDDCIACGIDKLIEEKGGLVWEPEQFEALKEHVRAELGDTVVEIAQQVETILTTAFSISKKLKGRVDLSMAFALSDIKAQVEGLIFKGFATECGWKRLPDILRYMKAIERRMEKLPIDPNKDRLHMIKVESVVNDYKELLNKIPKGIAVPENVKEVRWMIEELRVSFFAQQLGTPYPVSDKRVKNAIDAC, from the coding sequence TTGACTTCGTCTCCGGAAAAAGCAGACAACAAGAATGCAGCACAGCCTAGTTCTCAAGAGAACCAAGCGAAATCTCACAAACCTGCATCGAACCGAACTGCTAAACAATCAAAAGCTAAATCTGCTGATCATTCAGTGACAGCTAATACAAAAACATCTCAGAATAGCCCAGCCTCTCTTCGTAAAGCGCTCAACGAATGTATGATGCGCGATCGCTTCCGTTTGAGTAAGCGAATTGCTGGTGCAAGCAAAATTAAGAACGAACAATCTAAGCACGCGGTCTTTGATGAGATTGCATTAGACATTGCTAAGTCGATGATGACAGCAACTCAGCGTGCAGCACAGAAACCAACGATTGAATACCCAGAAATTCTCCCTGTTAGCCAAAAGCGCGACGACATCGCGAAAGCCATCGCTGAAAACCAAGTGGTTATCGTGGCAGGTGAAACGGGTTCGGGTAAAACCACTCAGTTACCAAAAATCTGTTCTGAGCTTGGCCGAGGCCGCTTTGGCTTAATTGGTCACACTCAGCCTCGTCGTCTTGCTGCACGTTCGGTTGCGAACCGTATTGCTGAAGAGATGGAAACGCAACTGGGTGAGTTTGTTGGTTATAAGGTTCGATTCAACGATCAAATCTCTGACAACACCCAGATCAAATTGATGACCGACGGTATTCTACTGGCGGAGATTCAACACGACCGTTTCTTAAGCCAGTACGACACTATCATCATCGATGAAGCGCACGAACGTAGCCTGAACATCGATTTCATCATGGGTTATCTGAAAGAGTTGCTGCCAAAGCGTCCTGATCTAAAAGTGATCATCACGTCCGCAACCATCGATCCAGAGCGCTTCTCTAAGCACTTCAATAATGCTCCAATCATTGAAGTGTCTGGTCGTACTTACCCAGTAGACACGCGTTACCGCCCGTTAGGTGGTGATGAGAGCGATTCAGACCGCGACCAAATCGAAGGTATCTTTGAAGCGGTTGATGAACTGTGTGATGAAGGACTTGGCGATATCTTGATCTTCATGAACGGTGAGCGAGAGATTCGTGATACTGCAGATGCATTAAGTAAACGTAACCTTCGTGATACTGAAATTGTTCCGCTTTACGCACGTCTATCGGCGGGCGAGCAAAACCGTATCTTCCAGTCTCATACTGGCCGACGCATTGTTCTGGCAACCAACGTGGCAGAAACCTCGTTAACCGTTCCGGGCATCAAGTATGTCATCGACCCAGGTACGGCGCGTATTAGCCGTTACAGCTACCGCACAAAAGTACAACGCCTACCAATTGAACCAGTATCTCAAGCGAGTGCTAACCAGCGTAAAGGTCGTTGTGGTCGTGTTGCGGAAGGTATCTGTATTCGCCTGTACTCAGAGGAAGATTTCGAATCACGCCCAGAGTTTACTGACCCAGAGATTCTTCGTACTAACCTAGCATCCGTTATCCTTCAGATGACAGCGTTGGGCCTAGGTGACATTCAAGCATTCCCATTTGTTGAAGCGCCCGATAAGCGCAACATTCAAGATGGTGTAAGGCTGCTTGAAGAGCTTGGTGCAATCGCGACAGTCGAACCGTCTGCGAATAAAAACAAGAACCATGGCGATGACAAGAAGAAGCTAACGGCGATTGGTCGTAAGTTGGCAAAACTGCCTATCGATCCGCGTTTAGCGCGTATGGTGATTGAAGCGCCAAGCAACCGATGCCTGCACGAAGTGATGGTAATTGCGTCTGCATTGTCAATTCAAGATCCGCGTGAGCGCCCATCAGACAAACAGCAATCGTCTGACGACAAGCACAAGCGCTTCTTCGATAAAGAATCTGATTTCATCACGTTTGTGAACCTATGGGATTACATCAAGCAGCAACAAAAATCGCTGTCGAGTAACCAGTTCCGCAAACAGTGTAAGCAAGATTACCTGAACTATTTACGTATTCGTGAATGGCAAGATGTGTACTTCCAAATTCACCAAGCGATGCGTGAATTGGATACCAAGCTGAATACTGAACCGGGTAGCTACGATGGCATTCACATGTCTTTGCTATCAGGCCTGCTTTCGCACATCGGTATGAAAGACCAAGAGAAGAACGAATATCAAGGTGCTCGTAACGCGCGCTTCCATATCTTCCCTGCGTCGGGCTTATTTAAGAAACAACCTAAGTGGATCATGTCGGCTGAGCTGGTGGAAACCTCAAAACTATGGGGTCGTGTTATCGCGAAGATTCAACCTGAATGGATTGAACCACTAGCGAAACATCTGATTAAACGCAGCTACAGCGAACCACATTGGTCGAAGAAGCAAGCAGCGGTAATGGCACACGAAAAAGTGATGCTTTACGGAATCCCAATTGTTCCTAAGCGCCTTGTGAACTACGGTGCGATTGACGCAACTGTCAGTCGTGAGTTGTTTGTACGCAGCGCATTGGTTGAAGGTGAGTGGGAAACCAAGCACACCTTCTTCAAGCAGAACCGTAAGCTACTGCAAGAAGTGGAAGAGCTAGAGCATAAGTCTCGTCGTCGTGACATCTTAATCGATGATGATGAGCTGTTCGATTTTTATGACCAGCGTGTGGGTGAAGAGGCGGTTTCAGGCCGTCACTTTGATACATGGTGGAAGAAAACCAGTCAGAAAACGCCTGAACTGCTGAACTTTGAAAAGTCGATGCTATTCAGAGGTGATGCTAGCCATGTTACTGACTTGGATTACCCTAACTTCTGGCACCAAAATGGTATCAAGCTAAAACTGAGCTACCAATTTGAGCCGGGCGACGACAACGATGGTGTAACGGTACACATTCCGCTGCCTATCTTGAACCAGATTGACCAGAACGGTTTTGATTGGCAGATCCCAGGCCTGCGTCAGGAATTGGTGATTAGCTTAATCAAGTCGTTACCTAAAACGCTACGCCGTAACTTTGTGCCTGCGCCAAACTACGCCGATGCCTTCTTGGCTCGTGTTACACCACTTGAAGCACCGTTACTGGATTCTCTTGAGAAAGAGCTACGCCGAATGACAGGTGTGGAAGTGGTACGTGATGATTGGAAGTTAGACCAGATTCCAGAACACTTGAAGGTAACATTCCGTGCAGTGGATCATCGCAAGCGCAAGCTTAAAGAACAAAAAGACCTGCATGAACTGAAAGAGAGCCTGAAAGACAAAGTTCAAGAAACGCTTTCTAAAGTGGCAGACGATGATATCGAACAGCAGAATCTGCACACGTGGAGCTTTGGTGAGTTACCAAAAGTCTACCAACAGAAGCGTGGCGGCTATGATGTTAAAGCCTTCCCTGCGCTGGTGGATACCAAAGACAGCGTAGAGATCAAGCTGTTCGAAACTGAACAAGAGCAGATCTCGGCAATGAAATCGGGTCAGCGTCGTTTAATCTTGTTGAACGTGCCATCACCGATCAAATACTTGCACTCAAACTTGCCGAACAAATCGAAACTTGGCTTGTACTTCAACCCATACGGACAGGTACTGGATCTTATCGATGACTGTATCGCTTGTGGTATTGATAAGCTGATTGAAGAGAAGGGCGGTCTAGTCTGGGAGCCAGAGCAGTTTGAAGCATTGAAAGAGCACGTACGTGCAGAGTTAGGTGATACGGTTGTTGAGATTGCTCAGCAGGTAGAAACCATCTTAACCACGGCATTTAGCATCAGTAAGAAGCTCAAAGGGCGTGTGGACCTTTCTATGGCATTTGCGCTTTCAGACATCAAAGCTCAGGTAGAAGGTTTGATTTTTAAGGGGTTTGCCACAGAATGTGGGTGGAAACGCTTGCCGGATATTCTACGCTATATGAAGGCGATAGAACGTCGCATGGAGAAACTGCCTATTGACCCGAACAAAGATCGCTTGCACATGATCAAAGTTGAGTCAGTAGTGAATGATTACAAAGAGCTGCTGAATAAAATTCCAAAAGGGATCGCGGTTCCAGAAAATGTAAAAGAGGTGCGTTGGATGATAGAAGAGCTTCGTGTAAGCTTCTTCGCACAGCAGCTCGGTACGCCTTACCCAGTATCAGATAAGCGTGTTAAAAACGCAATTGATGCTTGCTAA
- a CDS encoding VC1380 family protein, translating to MLGIDRYNVEYSRLNESIVKVSELQNIIDHLPSDSDPDIVMGEEWLPERLVNTKLDGELLFMEFDNAPEENQGDDEGRGFVEHEIAMIREKLEQVLDDPSDTKTKADALLAIFLMGHELSSSEVIEVLEATESEMPEFEETGQEMTGSEAEMAEQRTTEPDIAELEAPELETCKAQTNKPETQELHDD from the coding sequence TTGCTCGGCATTGACCGTTACAATGTAGAATATTCTCGGTTAAATGAAAGTATTGTGAAAGTCTCAGAATTACAAAACATTATAGACCACTTACCCAGTGATTCCGACCCAGATATCGTTATGGGTGAAGAATGGTTGCCAGAGCGACTGGTTAACACAAAGTTAGACGGTGAGTTGCTGTTTATGGAGTTCGATAATGCCCCCGAAGAAAACCAAGGGGACGACGAAGGCCGTGGCTTTGTTGAGCACGAAATTGCGATGATCCGAGAAAAGCTTGAACAAGTGTTAGACGATCCCTCCGATACTAAAACTAAAGCCGACGCGTTATTGGCAATATTTCTAATGGGTCATGAACTTTCTAGCTCGGAAGTTATCGAAGTTCTAGAAGCAACAGAGTCTGAAATGCCAGAGTTTGAAGAAACTGGACAGGAAATGACAGGCTCTGAAGCAGAGATGGCAGAGCAAAGAACAACAGAGCCTGACATAGCAGAACTTGAAGCACCAGAGCTTGAAACCTGTAAGGCTCAAACTAACAAGCCAGAAACACAAGAACTCCACGACGATTAG
- a CDS encoding TetR/AcrR family transcriptional regulator, whose translation MFGFGCKGDKQGIFGCKGVLSKKQQSIADREVELMLLAKDLVREQGFGNLTMDKLTAASSYSKGTIYNHFCSKEDVVLALCIHSLKTEAMMFARSGEFEGNTREKIVALHVAYRIYARMEPVLSTCAIMAKSPWVLEKASSARVAEMNELEELVIEQADSMVNQAVEAGDLKFSSGVGSDAIVFANWSIAFGSNALSQNASNSHCIKRLQDPYSVLHNANMILDGLNWQPLSSDWDYRKTWRRVEQELFSEEIAYLESVGR comes from the coding sequence ATGTTTGGCTTTGGTTGTAAAGGCGATAAACAAGGTATCTTTGGTTGCAAAGGCGTGTTGTCTAAAAAGCAGCAGTCTATTGCAGACCGAGAAGTAGAGTTGATGTTGTTGGCGAAAGATCTGGTTCGAGAACAAGGGTTCGGAAACCTAACGATGGACAAGCTAACGGCAGCGAGCTCTTATTCTAAAGGGACAATCTACAATCACTTTTGCAGCAAAGAAGACGTCGTTTTAGCGTTATGTATTCATTCTCTTAAAACAGAAGCAATGATGTTTGCTCGCTCTGGAGAGTTTGAAGGCAACACACGTGAAAAGATCGTCGCACTGCACGTTGCTTACCGAATCTATGCTCGCATGGAGCCGGTACTATCAACCTGTGCGATCATGGCTAAAAGCCCGTGGGTACTAGAGAAAGCGTCTAGTGCGCGCGTCGCCGAGATGAATGAACTGGAAGAGCTGGTGATTGAACAAGCCGACTCTATGGTTAACCAAGCGGTAGAAGCAGGTGACCTAAAGTTCTCTTCTGGTGTGGGTTCAGATGCCATCGTTTTTGCTAACTGGTCAATCGCGTTTGGTTCAAATGCCTTGTCACAGAACGCATCAAACAGTCATTGTATTAAGCGGTTACAAGACCCGTATTCAGTATTACACAACGCGAACATGATTCTAGACGGCCTCAATTGGCAGCCCCTTTCTAGCGACTGGGATTACCGCAAAACTTGGCGTCGTGTAGAACAAGAACTGTTCAGTGAAGAGATCGCTTACTTAGAGTCTGTAGGTCGATAG